The Jeotgalibacillus aurantiacus genome has a window encoding:
- the rplM gene encoding 50S ribosomal protein L13: MRTTFMAKGHEVERKWLVVDAEGQTLGRLASEVAAILRGKNKPTFTPNVDTGDYVIIINADKIHLTGKKLSDKIYYRHSMHPGGLKQRTALEMRTKYPRQMLELAIKGMLPKNSLGRQMIKKLHVYAGTEHPHQAQKPEAYELRG; encoded by the coding sequence ATGCGTACAACATTTATGGCTAAAGGCCACGAAGTAGAACGCAAGTGGCTCGTTGTAGACGCTGAGGGTCAGACTCTTGGACGTCTTGCAAGTGAAGTTGCTGCAATTCTACGCGGTAAAAACAAACCAACATTCACACCTAACGTTGATACTGGTGACTATGTGATCATCATCAACGCTGACAAAATCCACCTTACTGGTAAGAAGCTTTCTGACAAGATCTACTACCGTCACAGCATGCACCCAGGTGGTCTTAAACAGCGTACTGCATTAGAAATGCGTACGAAGTACCCACGTCAAATGCTGGAGCTTGCGATCAAAGGTATGCTTCCAAAGAATTCTCTTGGACGTCAAATGATCAAGAAGCTTCACGTATATGCCGGCACTGAGCATCCACATCAGGCACAAAAACCAGAAGCGTATGAACTACGCGGTTAA
- the rpsI gene encoding 30S ribosomal protein S9: MAQVQYIGTGRRKSSVARVRLVPGNGQIVVNGRDVENYIPFATLREVIKQPLNITETLGNYDVHVNVNGGGYTGQAGAIRHGISRALLTVDPEFRGSLKRAGLLTRDARMKERKKPGLKGARRAPQFSKR; encoded by the coding sequence TTGGCACAAGTTCAATATATCGGAACAGGCCGTCGTAAGAGCTCTGTTGCACGTGTACGTCTAGTACCAGGTAACGGACAGATCGTTGTTAACGGTCGCGACGTTGAAAACTACATTCCATTCGCTACACTACGCGAAGTAATCAAGCAACCACTTAACATTACTGAAACTCTAGGCAACTACGATGTTCACGTAAACGTTAATGGTGGTGGATACACTGGACAAGCTGGAGCAATCCGTCACGGAATCTCCCGCGCACTTCTTACAGTAGATCCAGAATTCCGCGGCTCACTTAAGCGCGCAGGTCTTCTGACTCGTGATGCTCGTATGAAAGAGCGTAAGAAGCCAGGTCTTAAAGGTGCCCGTCGTGCGCCTCAGTTCTCAAAGCGTTAA
- the cwlD gene encoding N-acetylmuramoyl-L-alanine amidase CwlD produces MRKKIIMVMLLTVVLGTGLGAGLYAIEEWRLPLSGKVIVLDPGHGGPDGGATYETILEKNLTLSIARQLQAYLEEQGAIVRLSREKDEDLADAATKGFRDRKREDLKKRLELINDRDNDLFISIHLNAIPETQWKGAQTFYTEFNDDNKRLALFIQHELKRHLPNNTRKAKSIDGIYVLSHAETPGVLVEAGFLSNPEERYWLLKDDYQQRVAAAVYIGILRHFSKEEEPPE; encoded by the coding sequence ATGCGCAAAAAGATTATTATGGTGATGCTGCTTACCGTTGTATTAGGGACAGGCCTTGGAGCGGGCTTGTATGCAATAGAGGAATGGAGGCTTCCGCTGTCGGGAAAAGTGATCGTGCTTGATCCCGGACATGGCGGACCGGATGGCGGAGCGACCTATGAAACCATCCTTGAGAAAAATTTAACGCTCTCCATTGCACGACAGCTTCAGGCTTATTTAGAGGAGCAGGGGGCAATTGTACGCCTGTCGCGGGAGAAGGATGAGGATTTGGCAGATGCCGCAACAAAAGGCTTCAGAGACCGCAAACGTGAGGATCTAAAAAAGCGGCTTGAACTGATCAACGACCGTGATAACGACCTCTTTATCAGCATTCATCTCAACGCCATCCCCGAAACACAGTGGAAAGGCGCGCAAACCTTTTACACGGAATTCAATGATGATAATAAACGGCTGGCGCTGTTTATCCAGCATGAATTAAAACGCCACCTGCCGAATAATACTCGTAAAGCCAAATCGATAGACGGCATTTACGTGCTGAGTCATGCAGAAACACCGGGTGTACTCGTCGAGGCAGGGTTTCTCTCCAATCCGGAGGAACGCTACTGGCTGTTAAAGGATGACTATCAGCAACGTGTAGCTGCTGCTGTGTACATTGGGATTTTAAGACACTTTTCGAAGGAAGAAGAGCCGCCTGAGTAA